DNA sequence from the Methanofollis formosanus genome:
TGCCCATACGCCTGTTCTCCAGTACGATACAGAGGAGCGGGAGCTCCTTTTCGTAGACATCGATGAGGGCGTTGAGCCCGGAGTGGAGGAGTGCATAGTCTCCGATCAGGGCCACTCCGGTGCTCCGCGCCCCCACTCCCACCGCCGATCCCAGGCCGTAACTGGCCGTCCCGATGCGGTACGGCGGGTTGACGGCGAGGAGCGAACACCCGGCATCGACCGCCGTCCGCATCCCTCGCTCTGCGAGCAGGGCAAAGAGCGGGCGGAAGGGACAGTTCGGACAGAGGGTCCGGGAATACCCGCGGTCTGAGAAGCGCTCGGGCGGGCCTTCAGGGGCGGTCACCGCGGGGTAGGTGACTCTCACCCCCGCGGGGGCCGGCCGATTCGATGAAGCAGCCATGACCTGGAGGGCATGCTGCCACCGTCCCTGGTTGGTCAGGCCGGGGTCGGCGAGCGTGCCGGAGCCCGGTGTCCTGGGAAGAGGCGCACCCGCCGCTTCCGCCTCAAGGGTCTCGGGGAGGATTCTGAGGATGACGGCCCGCGAGAGCGCCTCGGAGAGGGAAAACGCCTCTTCGACCGCGGCCGGGAGGGCGAACCCCCCCTCGGGCTCCACCACCGGGACCATCGCAACCGGCCCGAAGGCACGGGAGTCCTCGGCCGCCTGCGACGCCCGGGCCTGGAGGTCGTCGCCGGCGACGACCACGACGCCGGCACCGATCCCCTGGGCCGTCGCCTGGACCATCGGGTCGGCAAGCAGGTTCATCCCCACGTTCTTGACGACAACCGCCGCCCGCCTGCCAGCAAGCGAGTCGCCGAGGGCGTACTCCAGGGCCACCTTCTCGTTGGTGCAGACCTCGGCCCCGGCCGCGGCGGCGAGGTCGGTCACCGGGTAGCCCGGCACCCCGTAGACGCTATCGGCCGCAGCCTGGAGAGCGTTCGCCAGACACTCGATCCCTCGCATATCAGTCCCTCCCCGGGATCAGGTCGCAGCCAGCGCAGGCCGCACACATCGTTCGGGCCGCGGCCGGGTCGAGCCCGGCCTCGTGCAGCGCCTCCTTCAGCACCGCATGAAGACGGAGCAGCCGTTCGGCCGACGGCCGGGCAAAGTGGGCGAGCCCGGCGCCGGGCGCCAGCGGCCGGAGCACCGGAATCACCCCGATGGAACAGAGCCGACGGACGACCGCTTCCATCTCCTCGTCGCTCTCCCCGAGCCCGACGATGAC
Encoded proteins:
- a CDS encoding thiamine pyrophosphate-dependent enzyme translates to MRGIECLANALQAAADSVYGVPGYPVTDLAAAAGAEVCTNEKVALEYALGDSLAGRRAAVVVKNVGMNLLADPMVQATAQGIGAGVVVVAGDDLQARASQAAEDSRAFGPVAMVPVVEPEGGFALPAAVEEAFSLSEALSRAVILRILPETLEAEAAGAPLPRTPGSGTLADPGLTNQGRWQHALQVMAASSNRPAPAGVRVTYPAVTAPEGPPERFSDRGYSRTLCPNCPFRPLFALLAERGMRTAVDAGCSLLAVNPPYRIGTASYGLGSAVGVGARSTGVALIGDYALLHSGLNALIDVYEKELPLLCIVLENRRMGMVGGQETPGVERYLEWADPEFCRADDLPGLRRLIVPADRPKTVIVGGECPAGESHEKVAC